A genomic window from Providencia alcalifaciens includes:
- the dauA gene encoding C4-dicarboxylic acid transporter DauA has protein sequence MSTKNINRLRPFSALIDSCWKEKYTVSRFMKDLIAGITVGIIAIPLAMALAIASGVPPQYGLYTAAIAGIVIAISGGSRYSVSGPTAAFVVILYPVSQQYGLSGLLVATLMSGIILLAMGFARFGKFIEYIPVSVTLGFTSGIAITIATMQIKDFFGLHMEHVPENYVDKVIALTKAFPTLQYSDTLIGLATLLVLIFWPKLKVRLPGHLPAIIVGTLIMWLLTLFDIHVETIGSKFSYLLPDGTQGNGIPPILPQFILPWELPGSAPISWSMITALMPAALSMAVLGAIESLLCAVVLDNMTGKKHHSNSELIGQGLGNIAAPFFGGITATAAIARSAANVRAGATSPISAIVHSILVLLTLLILAPLLSYLPLAAMSSLLLIVAWNMSAAGKVFTLIRRAPKDDIIVLLLCMSLTVLFDMVIAITVGIVIASLLFMRRIANMTRVTQLPETQEDKSLLVVRVNGPLFFAAAERIFDELRVKSHGYETIVMQWDAVPVFDAGGLEAFHKFIDIVRKDTHIIVCDIPFQPLKTLARANVRPIDGVLSFQNSLKSALEEVHQIQENKKQLKS, from the coding sequence ATGAGTACAAAAAATATTAATAGATTGCGCCCTTTTAGCGCATTGATTGATTCCTGTTGGAAAGAGAAATACACCGTATCCCGCTTTATGAAGGATTTAATTGCGGGCATTACCGTTGGGATTATTGCAATTCCACTGGCTATGGCACTCGCTATAGCCAGTGGTGTTCCACCTCAATATGGTCTTTATACCGCAGCTATTGCGGGGATTGTCATTGCAATTTCGGGGGGTTCCCGTTACAGCGTTTCTGGGCCAACTGCGGCCTTTGTGGTTATCTTATACCCCGTATCTCAACAATATGGGCTCAGTGGCTTATTAGTCGCGACATTAATGTCAGGGATTATCTTACTGGCGATGGGCTTTGCTCGCTTCGGTAAGTTTATCGAATACATTCCCGTGTCCGTCACTCTTGGCTTTACATCAGGGATTGCGATTACGATTGCCACCATGCAAATCAAAGATTTTTTTGGTCTGCATATGGAGCATGTCCCTGAAAACTATGTCGACAAAGTGATTGCGCTGACTAAGGCATTTCCAACCTTGCAATACAGTGATACCTTGATTGGGCTTGCAACTTTATTGGTGCTAATTTTCTGGCCTAAACTCAAAGTTCGCCTACCGGGACACTTGCCTGCAATTATTGTCGGCACCCTGATCATGTGGTTGCTAACCCTGTTTGATATTCATGTGGAAACTATCGGTTCTAAATTTAGCTATTTATTACCGGATGGAACCCAAGGTAACGGTATTCCACCTATTTTGCCGCAGTTTATATTGCCTTGGGAGTTACCAGGTAGTGCACCAATCAGTTGGTCGATGATCACCGCACTGATGCCTGCCGCTTTGTCGATGGCTGTTCTTGGTGCAATTGAATCCCTATTGTGTGCCGTCGTGCTCGATAACATGACGGGGAAAAAACACCATTCTAACAGTGAACTTATTGGTCAAGGGTTAGGGAATATTGCTGCTCCATTCTTTGGTGGGATCACCGCGACTGCGGCGATTGCCCGTTCGGCTGCAAACGTCCGCGCGGGTGCAACATCCCCTATTTCTGCCATTGTGCACTCTATCTTAGTGTTGCTGACCCTGCTTATTTTAGCGCCGTTGCTCTCCTATTTACCGCTCGCTGCTATGTCCTCACTGCTGCTGATTGTGGCGTGGAATATGAGCGCCGCTGGCAAAGTGTTTACGTTGATCCGCCGCGCGCCAAAAGATGACATTATTGTTTTACTGCTGTGTATGTCATTGACTGTCCTATTCGACATGGTTATTGCTATCACTGTCGGGATTGTTATCGCATCACTGCTGTTTATGCGCCGAATTGCCAACATGACACGCGTGACTCAGTTACCAGAGACTCAAGAAGATAAAAGCCTACTGGTTGTGCGAGTGAATGGTCCCCTGTTCTTTGCCGCCGCAGAGCGTATTTTTGATGAGCTGCGGGTAAAAAGTCACGGTTATGAAACGATTGTGATGCAGTGGGATGCTGTACCGGTATTTGATGCTGGGGGACTAGAAGCCTTCCATAAATTTATTGATATCGTTCGTAAAGACACCCACATTATTGTGTGTGACATTCCATTCCAACCACTGAAAACATTAGCCCGTGCCAATGTTCGTCCGATTGATGGTGTGCTCAGCTTCCAAAATTCACTGAAAAGTGCATTGGAAGAGGTTCATCAGATTCAGGAAAATAAAAAGCAGCTTAAATCATAA
- a CDS encoding tetratricopeptide repeat protein: MYPILSAIKNTSRQFCLGVVGFMFSLHAMAQYDITPEDKKIFEQTKTAAQNNDAKAQYELAGMYLSGIGVLQNQNNAKLWAEKSAQAGNADAYSLLADITLISGDRAFTEEFVKAREYATKAVAGGSIRGKISLAETLITPESGDVDYPRAITLLEEVSALNDKEYFNAPLWLGIIYYDGNGVPQDEKKALEWFAKADALTFAGFAEGMASFQFNDGNNGAVRDDEQKATKLRAMACELGKTEGNEMYCY, encoded by the coding sequence ATGTACCCAATCCTCTCTGCTATTAAAAATACCAGCCGCCAGTTTTGCTTAGGCGTGGTGGGCTTTATGTTCTCACTACATGCAATGGCGCAATACGATATTACGCCTGAAGATAAGAAAATATTTGAGCAAACCAAAACGGCGGCTCAAAACAATGACGCTAAAGCGCAATATGAATTAGCTGGAATGTATTTGTCGGGAATTGGTGTATTGCAAAACCAAAACAATGCTAAGTTATGGGCAGAAAAATCAGCACAAGCTGGCAATGCAGATGCATATTCATTATTGGCGGATATTACGTTAATTAGTGGAGACAGGGCGTTTACTGAGGAGTTTGTCAAAGCCCGTGAGTATGCAACTAAAGCCGTTGCTGGTGGGAGTATTCGAGGGAAGATAAGTTTAGCTGAAACGTTGATTACTCCTGAGTCGGGTGACGTTGATTACCCGCGCGCTATTACGCTACTTGAGGAAGTTAGTGCGTTAAATGACAAAGAGTATTTTAATGCACCTTTATGGTTAGGCATCATTTATTATGATGGTAATGGGGTGCCGCAAGATGAGAAAAAAGCCTTGGAATGGTTTGCGAAAGCCGATGCATTAACCTTCGCTGGCTTTGCAGAAGGTATGGCTTCATTTCAATTTAATGATGGTAACAATGGTGCCGTCAGAGATGACGAGCAGAAAGCGACAAAACTCCGCGCAATGGCTTGTGAATTAGGTAAAACCGAAGGTAACGAAATGTACTGCTACTGA